The following DNA comes from Arthrobacter sp. SLBN-83.
CGAGTTCGTCGCGGACCTCGGTGAGGTGGTGCCTGCGCTGGCTCAGGCGGCGCGCAAGCTCGGGTTCGGACGCGTGCGGGAACTCCTGCTGCTCCCGGGCGGCCTTTGCTTCCTTTTCGGCCTTTGCCTTGGCAGCGGCCTCGGCCTTGGCTGCCTTCGCAGCCTTTGCCTCCGGGCTCTCCGGATCCAGGATGGCGGGGTTGAAGGCGGAGCCTTCCCGGGCAACGCCGATATCGTGCCTGATGCCACGGATGGTTTCCTCGGGCATCAGCGGCATGGCCTTCTTGAACCTCGCGAGGCCAACCAGTCCGCCGACGAGCGCTATCAGCAGGAAGGCTGCGGAGACCAGGAGGGCTGCCAGCCAGGCGGGCATGATGGTGGCCAGGCCCATGATCGCAGCAACGATCAGGCCGACCACCAGGAGCGCCAGGAAGAGGAGCGCCACAGCGAAGAAGGCGGCGGCCACCCCCACCTGGATGCCCTTGCGCTTGAGTTCGATCTTGGCGAAGGCGATCTCGTCGTTGAGCTGGCGGGGGGCCAACCGGAAAAGGAGTCTTGCCGTTCCGGGCAGCGCAGTGATACGCAATCCCGGGCTGGTACGCCCGCTGTGACGTCCGCTCATCGGTTCCGCCTTACTGGTTTCATGGGTCGATACTGCTTCCGTTTATTGCGGAAATGTGCAGCCGCACAGTCCACGCCACCAAAACTACCATTCAGGTTCAGGGCGAACTTGGGGGCTTGCCGGACGGCGCGGCCTACAACGATGCAAAAACCGTCCGGGCGGGGCCTAGGATTGTTCTCCGTGACCAATCCCCCCAATCCGGGCGACCTGCTGAGCCGCCGCCGCAAGCTCCTTTACATCCTCCTCTTGGGCGCCTTGACGGCCCTTGGCCCGTTCACCATCGACCTTTACCTGCCTGCCTTCCCCGCGCTGGAGGCAAGCCTGGGGGTGACCGAGGCGCAGGTCCAGCTCACCCTGGCCGGCACTACTGTCGGTTTCGCGTTTGGCCAGTTGGTGGTGGGGCCGTTCAGTGACAAGTTCGGGCGACGGACTCCGCTGATCCTTGCCACCGCGCTGCACATTGCCGCGTCCATGGGCGCCGCCCTGTCCACTGACATCGCCACCCTGGGGGTGTTCCGTGTCCTGATGGGTGTGGGCGCAGCCGGCGGCGGCGTGGTGGCCATGGCCATGGTGCGTGACCTGTTCTCCGGGTATGCCATGGTGCGGATGTTCTCGCGGATGGCCCTGGTTAACGGCCTGGCGCCCATCCTGGCGCCGGTGATCGGCTCACAACTGCTCCTGGTGATGCCGTGGCCCGGCATCTTCGTGTTCCTGGCCGCGTACGGGACGCTGGTCATCGTGGCCGCCCTGCTCCTGGTGCGGGAGACGCTTCCGCCGGAGAAGCGGGGCCAGAGCGGCATGACGGCCAGGCAGCGCTACAAGGCGCTCTTCAGCGACCGGATCTTCGTGGGGCTGCTCATGGTGGCCGGCTTCAATTTCGGCGGCCTCTTCACGTATCTGTCGGCCTCCCCGTTCCTGTTCCAGGACGTCTTCGGGTTTTCGGCCCAGCAGTACGGGCTGCTCTTCGGCATCAACTCCCTGGGCATCGTGGCGGGCGTGCAGACCAGTTCACGGCTGATCAGGATTGTCCCGCCGCAATGGATCCTGGCCGCCGCCACGGCATGGATGTTCCTGATGGCCCTGTTGATCGTGGTGTTCGACCGGCTGGGCCTGGGGCTGTGGGGCGTCATGGTGCCCCTGTGGTTCTACATCCTGGGCACCGGCTTCATGTTCCCCTGCGTCCAGGTGCTGGCCCTGGCAAGCCATGCCTCCCAGGCGGGAACCGCGGCATCCCTCCTCGGCGCGGCCACGTTCCTCATGGCCGGGCTGATCTCCCCCGTGGTGGGCTGGGTGGGCATCACCAGCGCCGCGCCCATGGGAGCAGTCCAGGCGGCGTGCATCCTGGTGGCCATTGGGGCCCTGTGGCTGGTGGTCCGGCCGCGCACGGTACCCTCGATCCACTGAGTACCTACACTCCATTGACCGCACGCCAGGCACCAGGAAGGCAGAACATGGCCCGCAGACCGCACCGTAATGGAAGGGGACTCTTCCTCGGCGCGGTGCTTGGCGCCGTCGTCGGCTATTTTGCCGGCCGTGCCATGGGCAACCCCGCCTGGGGCATCATCCTGGGAACACTGGCGGGTGCCGCACTCCTGTACCGGGTAAATCCGGGCCGCCGCAACCGCCGCTGACAGCACCTGCTGCCGGATACCGCTTGGCGCGGCCATCCCTGCCCTATGGCTCCACTGCACGATGAAGCCCAGCGCGATAAAATGATCCCGTGTCCAGCTGGCAGAACCAACCGCCACTTCCGGCCACATGGCAACGGTGCGACGCCAGGATCCTGCCACTGTGGTGGGAGCGGCTGTGCGCGCAGGCAGGCCAGCAATCTGCGGCGCTGTACGCGGCAGGGCTGTTCACGGAGGACCGGCGCCGGCCCATCGCCCAGTGGTTCAATCCAGCCTTCAAGGCCGCCCTCCTGGTGGCACCGGAAACCTCGCCGGAATGGCCGGTACAGCGCTTCGGCATTTTCTACGCCCCACCGGATGCCGGCTTTGTCCGTATCCACTCGGCCCCGCACGAATGGAATCCCCGCGAACCCCGCAAGTCCCCCACGGAAAAGGAAGCCTTCGAGTCAGCCATCGCCGAGGCCGAAAGGTTCCTGCAGGTGGAAATGGACTTCGTCTGAGCCCATCTTCCCCACCCCGGTTTTCCCACCCCGCGGAAACAAAAAATCCCCGTTCCTCCAGCCGGAGGAACGGGGATTTTTCGTAGCGCTCCTCCTGCTGGACTTGAACCAGCAACCCTTCGATTAACAGTCGAATGCTCTGCCAATTGAGCTAAGGAGGAATGAAGCAGGTATGACATTAGCAAAGGTTTCCGGCCCAAGGGAAATCGGCGGTATTTCGGGCCAAAACCCGCCTCGCGCAGTCCAAAAGCAGAAACAAAAATCCCCGTTCCGGAAGCCGGAACGGGGATTGGAAGCTCCTCCTGCTGGACTTGAACCAGCAACCCTTCGATTAACAGTCGAA
Coding sequences within:
- a CDS encoding phage holin family protein, with protein sequence MSGRHSGRTSPGLRITALPGTARLLFRLAPRQLNDEIAFAKIELKRKGIQVGVAAAFFAVALLFLALLVVGLIVAAIMGLATIMPAWLAALLVSAAFLLIALVGGLVGLARFKKAMPLMPEETIRGIRHDIGVAREGSAFNPAILDPESPEAKAAKAAKAEAAAKAKAEKEAKAAREQQEFPHASEPELARRLSQRRHHLTEVRDELGTELDFKTQARYLLAAAQVKAREGQVLAQHGVDAAGERFAALSGSADLSRRWKPLAAFVAAGTVLVVLLRRLFRSN
- a CDS encoding multidrug effflux MFS transporter, with the translated sequence MTNPPNPGDLLSRRRKLLYILLLGALTALGPFTIDLYLPAFPALEASLGVTEAQVQLTLAGTTVGFAFGQLVVGPFSDKFGRRTPLILATALHIAASMGAALSTDIATLGVFRVLMGVGAAGGGVVAMAMVRDLFSGYAMVRMFSRMALVNGLAPILAPVIGSQLLLVMPWPGIFVFLAAYGTLVIVAALLLVRETLPPEKRGQSGMTARQRYKALFSDRIFVGLLMVAGFNFGGLFTYLSASPFLFQDVFGFSAQQYGLLFGINSLGIVAGVQTSSRLIRIVPPQWILAAATAWMFLMALLIVVFDRLGLGLWGVMVPLWFYILGTGFMFPCVQVLALASHASQAGTAASLLGAATFLMAGLISPVVGWVGITSAAPMGAVQAACILVAIGALWLVVRPRTVPSIH
- a CDS encoding glycine zipper 2TM domain-containing protein, with the protein product MARRPHRNGRGLFLGAVLGAVVGYFAGRAMGNPAWGIILGTLAGAALLYRVNPGRRNRR